One Dama dama isolate Ldn47 chromosome 18, ASM3311817v1, whole genome shotgun sequence DNA window includes the following coding sequences:
- the MYL7 gene encoding myosin regulatory light chain 2, atrial isoform, with product MFEQAQIQEFKEAFSCIDQNRDGIICKSDLRETYSQLGKVNVPEEELDAMLQEGKGPINFTVFLTLFGEKLNGTDPEEAILSAFRLFDPSGKGVVNKDEFKQLLLTQADKFSPAEVEQMFALTPMDLAGNIDYKSLCYIITHGDEKEE from the exons ATGTTCGAGCAAGCCCAGATCCAGGAGTTCAAGGAA GCCTTCAGCTGCATCGACCAGAACCGTGATGGCATCATCTGCAAGTCGGACCTTAGAGAGACCTACTCCCAGCTCG GGAAGGTGAATGTTCCAGAAGAGGAGCTGGACGCCATGCTTCAGGAAGGGAAGGGGCCCATCAACTTCACCGTCTTCCTCACACTGTTTGGGGAGAAGCTCAATG GGACAGACCCTGAAGAAGCCATCCTGAGCGCCTTCCGCCTCTTTGACCCCAGTGGCAAAGGCGTGGTGAACAAGGATGA GTTCAAGCAGCTTCTCCTGACCCAGGCAGACAAGTTCTCTCCAGCCGAG GTGGAGCAGATGTTCGCCCTGACGCCCATGGACCTGGCGGGGAACATCGACTACAAGTCCCTGTGCTACATCATCACCCACGGGGACGAAAAGGAGGAGTGA